A genomic window from Natronolimnobius sp. AArcel1 includes:
- a CDS encoding SHOCT domain-containing protein: MDDGLRAGLFALVLGFPMVVFSLLLGAFWSAFMMATIIVTIAASFVVAAQFSPQEESTATSHERTQNRSQADSQPDDTADALETLRDRYARGELTDPEFEQRAERLLETETVDAAREHVLGDSESTPTETDAFSQHEANTDRERETETDSR; this comes from the coding sequence ATGGACGACGGACTTCGAGCAGGCCTGTTCGCGCTGGTTCTTGGTTTTCCGATGGTCGTCTTTAGCCTTCTTCTCGGTGCGTTCTGGAGCGCATTCATGATGGCGACGATCATTGTGACGATTGCAGCGTCGTTCGTCGTGGCAGCGCAGTTCAGTCCACAGGAGGAATCGACTGCAACGAGTCATGAGCGCACACAAAATCGCTCGCAAGCGGATAGCCAACCGGACGACACCGCAGACGCCCTCGAGACGCTGCGCGACCGCTACGCACGCGGTGAACTCACCGACCCGGAGTTCGAGCAACGCGCCGAACGACTACTCGAGACGGAAACGGTCGACGCTGCCAGGGAACACGTTTTGGGAGATTCCGAGTCGACTCCGACTGAAACGGACGCTTTTAGCCAGCACGAGGCCAACACCGACCGAGAGCGTGAGACTGAAACCGACTCGCGCTGA
- a CDS encoding RIO1 family regulatory kinase/ATPase, translating into MDIRQLARGTVEWDRIERVIHTLADRHDRECVRVEFLEADNWLSTPCVIDDTWFVKIVSRQNALVHALLTTGRNVGAVSAGTGGFFDRFDTPREMVEHEYDATQQMREIGVNAPRPIEAFEVNGLGVLVLEYLPEFESFGTVSDRVVADRASELFEMLAALHDHGLAHGDLRGENILLCDGELYFIDATSVHEDRVPETTAYDLACALAVLEPRIGPRKAVQAASSVYDSAELLSARRFLDFVRLRPDHEFDSTQLRSELEKMADLSQ; encoded by the coding sequence ATGGATATCCGCCAGCTTGCCAGGGGGACGGTCGAGTGGGACCGCATCGAGCGCGTCATCCACACGCTGGCGGACCGACACGACCGCGAGTGTGTCCGCGTCGAGTTTCTCGAGGCGGATAACTGGCTCTCGACACCCTGCGTCATCGACGATACGTGGTTCGTCAAGATCGTCTCCAGACAGAACGCACTCGTCCACGCCCTGCTGACGACCGGGCGAAACGTTGGCGCAGTCTCGGCCGGCACCGGCGGCTTCTTCGACCGCTTCGACACCCCGCGTGAGATGGTCGAACACGAGTACGACGCCACCCAGCAGATGCGCGAAATCGGCGTCAACGCGCCACGGCCAATCGAAGCCTTCGAGGTCAACGGCCTCGGCGTGCTCGTCCTCGAGTATCTGCCAGAGTTCGAGTCATTTGGGACCGTCTCGGATCGCGTCGTCGCCGACCGCGCCAGCGAACTGTTCGAAATGCTCGCCGCACTTCACGACCACGGCCTCGCCCACGGCGATTTGCGAGGCGAGAACATCCTCCTCTGTGACGGCGAACTCTACTTCATCGACGCGACGAGCGTCCACGAAGACCGTGTCCCCGAGACGACCGCCTACGACCTCGCGTGTGCACTCGCCGTCCTCGAGCCCCGAATCGGTCCTCGAAAGGCAGTCCAGGCCGCCTCGAGCGTCTACGATTCTGCGGAACTGCTCTCGGCGCGGCGATTTCTTGATTTCGTCCGCCTGCGACCTGACCACGAGTTTGACTCGACACAACTACGCAGCGAACTCGAGAAGATGGCGGATCTGAGCCAGTAG
- a CDS encoding aldehyde dehydrogenase family protein, with amino-acid sequence MSQTPTDEVYGHYIDGDWTQGTGAETFESQNPATGESLAEFHRGTDDDVDAALEAAEDAFEEWRDHSYIDRAEYLWEIYHELRDRHDELGEIVTKECGKEISEGKADVTEAWHMVEWAAGNARHPHGDVVPSEVASKDAYMRRKPRGVVGCITPWNFPVAIPFWHMAIALVEGNTVVWKPAEQTPWCGQIIAEMMAESGIPDGVFNMIQGYGDAGAAITEDDRVDTVLFTGSAEVGQEIASKVGGEPGKLAACEMGGKNGIIITEEADLDTAVHSAIMSSFKTTGQRCVSSERLIVHTDVYDEFKARFVDLATDVAVGNPLEESTFMGPAIEAEHVEKIRRHNDLAVEEGAEVLVDRFELEDGEIPDGHGEGAATAADGERSGSYANGHWVGPFVYEIEYDTDLRCLEEECFGPHVALLEYDGDIDRALEIHNDTPYGLAGAIISEDYRQINRFRDRAELGLAYGNLPCIGAEVQLPFGGVKKSGNGYPSAREAIEAVTERTAWTINNSRKIEMAQGLSADITTSED; translated from the coding sequence ATGAGCCAGACTCCCACCGACGAGGTGTACGGCCACTACATCGACGGCGACTGGACGCAGGGAACCGGCGCTGAGACGTTCGAAAGCCAGAATCCCGCGACCGGCGAGTCGTTGGCCGAGTTCCACCGCGGCACCGACGATGACGTCGACGCTGCACTCGAGGCCGCGGAAGACGCCTTCGAGGAGTGGCGCGACCACTCGTACATCGACCGGGCAGAGTATCTCTGGGAGATCTACCACGAACTACGCGACAGACACGACGAGTTGGGCGAGATTGTGACGAAAGAGTGTGGAAAGGAAATCTCGGAGGGGAAAGCGGACGTCACCGAGGCCTGGCACATGGTCGAGTGGGCGGCGGGCAACGCCCGACACCCCCACGGCGACGTGGTGCCCTCCGAAGTCGCGAGCAAGGATGCCTACATGCGTCGCAAGCCCCGCGGCGTGGTTGGCTGCATCACGCCGTGGAACTTCCCCGTCGCGATTCCGTTCTGGCACATGGCGATTGCCCTTGTTGAGGGGAATACGGTCGTCTGGAAACCCGCCGAACAGACCCCGTGGTGTGGCCAGATCATCGCCGAGATGATGGCTGAATCGGGGATTCCCGACGGTGTCTTCAACATGATTCAGGGCTACGGCGACGCCGGTGCGGCGATCACCGAGGACGACCGCGTCGATACCGTCCTCTTTACCGGCTCCGCCGAGGTCGGCCAGGAAATCGCGAGCAAGGTTGGCGGTGAACCCGGTAAACTCGCCGCCTGCGAGATGGGTGGCAAGAACGGGATCATCATCACCGAGGAGGCGGACCTGGATACCGCCGTCCACTCGGCGATCATGTCGAGTTTCAAGACGACCGGCCAGCGCTGTGTCTCCTCGGAGCGCCTGATCGTCCACACCGACGTCTACGACGAGTTCAAAGCGCGATTCGTCGACCTCGCCACAGACGTTGCCGTAGGCAACCCACTCGAGGAGTCGACGTTCATGGGGCCAGCAATCGAGGCCGAGCACGTCGAAAAAATACGGCGGCACAACGACCTCGCTGTCGAGGAGGGCGCAGAGGTGCTGGTCGACCGCTTCGAACTCGAGGACGGTGAGATTCCGGACGGCCACGGCGAAGGGGCGGCTACTGCCGCCGATGGTGAGCGTAGCGGCAGCTACGCGAACGGTCACTGGGTCGGCCCGTTCGTCTACGAAATCGAGTACGACACCGACCTGCGCTGTCTGGAAGAGGAGTGTTTCGGCCCGCACGTCGCCCTCCTCGAGTACGACGGCGATATCGACCGCGCACTCGAGATTCACAACGACACGCCCTATGGCCTCGCAGGGGCGATCATCTCGGAGGATTACCGCCAGATCAATCGCTTCCGTGATCGTGCTGAACTCGGACTGGCCTACGGCAATCTGCCGTGTATCGGCGCAGAGGTCCAGTTGCCCTTCGGCGGCGTCAAGAAGTCGGGCAACGGCTACCCAAGCGCCCGCGAAGCAATCGAAGCCGTCACCGAGCGCACCGCCTGGACGATCAACAACTCGAGAAAAATAGAGATGGCACAGGGACTCTCTGCGGATATTACGACGTCTGAGGACTAA
- a CDS encoding phosphatase PAP2 family protein: MGRGIGEFELIQGSIPDWLAVVFALLTQLGDIWFLVLVLTVLYWFDARERDDVATVAGVTLAGMGLYKGLKEVFGLPRPEQPLLDPTHLPALVQPLYEATATVGGYGFPSGHAVNTTVVYFGLATVLSISTVRRRYALAGILVTVVSFTRVALGVHYLVDVVVGVLVGFALLGAAWVLLEREFSDRPTIAFALGIGFCAFFFVTSDGTRDALFLLAGSFGAFAGWQLVMLARGPMAGTEWQFSRALALRGGAAVLVGAALIIAVATTLVSLMSAAGLVGLATILVVVGPVARDVASA, translated from the coding sequence ATGGGGCGTGGCATCGGCGAGTTCGAACTGATCCAAGGGTCGATCCCGGACTGGCTGGCCGTCGTGTTTGCACTCCTCACCCAACTGGGAGATATCTGGTTTCTCGTGCTCGTGCTGACGGTGCTGTACTGGTTCGACGCGCGGGAGCGAGACGATGTGGCGACCGTTGCTGGCGTCACACTCGCCGGAATGGGACTGTACAAAGGACTCAAGGAAGTCTTCGGGCTTCCGCGACCCGAACAGCCACTGCTCGATCCGACCCATCTGCCCGCGCTCGTACAGCCCCTGTACGAGGCGACAGCGACAGTCGGTGGCTACGGCTTCCCGAGCGGCCACGCGGTCAACACGACGGTCGTCTACTTTGGGTTGGCAACCGTCCTGTCGATCAGCACGGTACGCCGGCGGTATGCGCTCGCTGGCATCCTCGTCACGGTCGTCTCGTTCACCCGCGTTGCACTCGGCGTCCACTACCTCGTCGACGTCGTCGTCGGTGTTCTCGTCGGATTCGCGCTTCTCGGAGCTGCATGGGTACTTCTCGAGCGAGAGTTTTCTGATCGGCCCACGATTGCGTTCGCACTCGGTATCGGCTTCTGTGCGTTCTTTTTCGTGACGAGCGATGGCACTCGAGACGCGCTGTTCTTGCTCGCAGGATCGTTCGGTGCCTTTGCAGGGTGGCAACTCGTGATGCTTGCTCGAGGCCCGATGGCAGGGACTGAATGGCAATTCAGCCGGGCGCTCGCGCTTCGTGGCGGCGCTGCCGTGCTCGTCGGGGCGGCACTGATCATCGCAGTCGCTACGACACTCGTCTCGCTGATGAGCGCTGCAGGCCTCGTTGGACTCGCGACGATCCTCGTCGTTGTCGGCCCGGTCGCTCGAGATGTGGCGTCCGCGTAG
- a CDS encoding cupin domain-containing protein — MSYRKVNYEDVEQVSSAMHFLSEPLETEHVGVTVARCDPGWKSKPHDHTDNDHEEVYVLIEGDATVIIDGEPIAMETGDALWIPPESTRQIRNGDDESAFVLVSAPSIGDDEDDDGEWLLTGFAG; from the coding sequence ATGTCCTATCGGAAGGTGAACTACGAAGACGTCGAGCAGGTCTCGAGTGCGATGCATTTTCTGTCTGAACCGCTCGAGACCGAGCACGTGGGGGTGACGGTCGCACGCTGTGATCCCGGCTGGAAGAGCAAGCCACACGACCACACCGACAACGATCACGAGGAGGTCTACGTGCTGATCGAAGGCGACGCAACGGTCATCATCGACGGCGAACCGATTGCGATGGAAACTGGTGACGCACTCTGGATCCCGCCGGAGTCGACCCGCCAGATTAGAAATGGCGACGACGAAAGTGCGTTCGTGCTCGTCAGCGCGCCAAGCATCGGCGATGACGAGGACGACGACGGCGAGTGGCTCCTGACCGGGTTCGCGGGCTA